A stretch of Streptococcus chenjunshii DNA encodes these proteins:
- a CDS encoding GNAT family N-acetyltransferase, giving the protein MTFKYTIETDSDKVDFQQVADVLHSAGLASNTDVKQTEKSFRNSDITVYIKDRNKVIGVGRALTDFVSQGAIYNVAVNADYQGQHIGHTIITTLLEKMKGINIILYTHPQTLTLYEKYGFRRSKTAFAYFGHGTPESLQWMEDEGFFLPEKYRFDSEKGRY; this is encoded by the coding sequence ATGACTTTTAAATATACAATTGAAACAGATTCGGATAAGGTGGATTTTCAACAGGTTGCTGATGTTTTGCATTCAGCAGGGCTTGCTAGCAATACAGATGTGAAGCAAACTGAAAAGTCTTTCCGTAACAGCGATATCACTGTTTATATTAAGGATAGAAATAAAGTGATTGGGGTTGGACGTGCTTTGACCGATTTTGTTTCACAAGGAGCAATTTATAATGTCGCTGTTAATGCGGACTACCAAGGTCAGCATATTGGGCATACAATTATAACAACTCTGTTGGAAAAAATGAAAGGAATTAATATTATCCTCTATACACATCCGCAAACACTGACTTTATATGAGAAATACGGCTTCAGGCGGAGCAAAACAGCTTTTGCTTATTTTGGACATGGAACACCTGAAAGTTTGCAATGGATGGAAGATGAAGGGTTCTTTTTACCGGAAAAATATCGTTTTGATAGTGAGAAAGGACGGTATTAG
- a CDS encoding ABC transporter permease yields MWKYIGKRLLQAIPLLLIISFIVFALIQIAPFDVVDTLTTPNMTQEQIDLLREKNGLNDPFLVQYVHWLLNVLRGDFGNSLITQSNISSELAVKIPNTLMIVVPAYVTSLVLASILGLVAAANKGHFWDKFVNAFASIGMGTPTFWFGMLLIYLFGYKLNWLPITGMHSSGQEGNMLDLLKHLILPYLTLIIAYFPELLRYIRSSAIEQVGEDYVTVQRAFHANQSEIFSHHVLRNIWIPIVTRIGQALPMFVTGAIITENIYGWPGIGTYLTSATSNLDYPIIMAVLLISSNLVISGNLLSDILYFVVDPRIRKAGAK; encoded by the coding sequence ATGTGGAAATACATTGGTAAACGACTGTTACAGGCAATTCCCCTGTTGCTTATTATTTCCTTTATTGTCTTTGCCTTAATTCAGATTGCTCCCTTTGATGTCGTGGATACACTAACAACACCTAACATGACACAAGAGCAAATTGATTTATTACGTGAGAAAAATGGTCTCAATGATCCTTTCTTGGTTCAATATGTGCATTGGCTACTCAACGTATTGCGAGGAGACTTTGGAAATTCTTTGATTACACAGTCAAATATTTCGTCAGAATTGGCAGTTAAAATTCCAAATACGTTGATGATTGTCGTACCAGCCTATGTGACTTCTCTCGTTTTAGCTAGTATCTTAGGATTGGTTGCGGCTGCTAATAAAGGACATTTCTGGGATAAATTTGTCAATGCGTTTGCTTCAATCGGTATGGGAACGCCTACTTTCTGGTTTGGGATGCTTTTGATATATCTATTTGGCTATAAGCTCAATTGGTTACCTATTACTGGCATGCATTCAAGTGGACAAGAAGGGAATATGTTAGATTTACTCAAGCATCTTATTTTACCTTATCTAACTTTGATTATTGCCTATTTTCCAGAATTACTGCGTTATATTCGCTCGTCAGCAATTGAACAGGTTGGAGAAGATTATGTGACAGTTCAGCGAGCTTTTCATGCTAATCAGTCAGAGATTTTTAGTCATCATGTTTTGCGGAATATTTGGATTCCCATTGTGACACGCATTGGACAGGCTTTACCGATGTTTGTAACTGGTGCCATTATTACAGAAAATATTTATGGATGGCCTGGTATTGGAACTTATTTGACTAGCGCCACTAGCAATCTTGATTACCCTATCATCATGGCCGTTTTGCTGATTTCATCAAACTTGGTTATTTCAGGTAATCTTTTATCTGATATTCTTTATTTTGTCGTCGATCCTCGTATTAGAAAGGCTGGTGCCAAATGA
- a CDS encoding ABC transporter ATP-binding protein yields the protein MTEAIVDVKGLTVTYHQRGHENLQLVKGIDFQVPKGSIVGIIGESGSGKSISMKSIMGILPEKIDSQFETFTFQGETGTDATQLPIAMIFQDPMTSLNPLRKISYHLAEIIFRNDDEISDEDAEKLAVTILTKVGITEPKKRLNQYPFELSGGMRQRIMIAMALMAKPELLIADEPTTALDVTIQAQILSLLKKLPSDTNLSIILVSHDFGVIAGMCDYVKVMYQGRVVEEGTVEDIFYSPQHTYTKKLLKAADLDSDDQVVYNDEQDNKTWSFIEVNETHRYLEEE from the coding sequence ATGACAGAGGCCATTGTAGATGTAAAAGGTCTGACGGTAACGTACCATCAGAGAGGGCATGAGAATCTTCAGCTAGTTAAGGGCATTGATTTTCAAGTTCCTAAAGGTTCTATTGTCGGTATTATTGGCGAATCAGGTTCAGGTAAAAGTATTTCTATGAAATCAATCATGGGTATCTTGCCAGAAAAAATCGACTCACAGTTTGAAACTTTTACTTTCCAAGGTGAGACAGGTACAGATGCTACCCAACTTCCTATTGCCATGATTTTTCAGGATCCGATGACTTCGCTTAATCCCCTGCGCAAGATTTCTTACCATCTAGCAGAGATTATTTTTAGAAACGACGACGAGATCAGCGATGAAGATGCTGAAAAATTAGCAGTAACTATTTTGACTAAAGTCGGGATCACGGAACCTAAAAAACGTTTGAATCAGTATCCATTTGAATTATCTGGAGGGATGCGTCAACGGATTATGATCGCTATGGCTTTAATGGCGAAACCAGAATTATTGATTGCAGATGAACCCACAACAGCGCTGGACGTAACCATCCAAGCTCAAATTCTTAGTTTACTCAAAAAACTACCGTCGGATACTAATTTATCTATTATTTTAGTTAGCCATGATTTTGGTGTTATTGCTGGTATGTGCGATTATGTCAAGGTGATGTACCAAGGGCGTGTGGTGGAAGAAGGAACTGTGGAAGATATTTTCTATTCGCCGCAGCATACTTATACGAAAAAATTGTTGAAAGCAGCAGACCTAGATAGTGACGATCAAGTGGTCTATAATGATGAACAAGACAACAAAACTTGGTCCTTTATAGAGGTCAATGAGACACATCGCTACTTAGAAGAGGAATGA
- a CDS encoding ABC transporter substrate-binding protein produces MNQKRLYIIIATIIVVIIAAVAWFAAQSNTSQSTTASSSKNKNLTYGIGGDPVSLNPINSNDLWGLKTINMIYSPLARTNNDGTVTYELAIDIEQSEDGESIIVKLRDDVKWSDGEGFSADDVVFTYTEKAKKENGKYESLWISDEPLSVEKLDDYTVQFNLPSASAAAVNNITNETYIIIPEHVYNDISDFSVNDLGVYPTVGTGPYVLGSYTSGSGLKLTANKYYYGGDVNVDTIDVKIISNSDTLKVALQNGEVDIASISSTDIADLGNSDVTSYTYSAGGINYLGINSEIITDSRIRQAVFYALDRDEINTGVFDSKDYYLEAKSFLPSDNAFYYKKTPSYAQNIEKAKELLEEAGASDLTFTLAYDSSNDIFVKEAAIIQEELSEIGVTVNLEGGDGDTILAELKADGTTKYPLFLRSYSMGNDPDTYKRLFQTGGASNYFKLANSDIDDFFAEGASTLDENDRKEVYNALQTELADQAVIYPISSDKGVITANNRVTGVETKNLYPIYTFGDWAALDVK; encoded by the coding sequence ATGAATCAAAAAAGACTTTATATCATTATCGCAACAATTATTGTGGTTATTATAGCAGCAGTAGCTTGGTTTGCTGCTCAAAGCAACACGAGTCAGTCAACAACAGCTTCATCGTCCAAAAACAAGAATTTGACGTATGGAATTGGTGGCGATCCTGTATCGCTTAACCCAATCAATTCAAATGATCTTTGGGGGTTGAAAACTATTAACATGATATATTCTCCGCTGGCTAGAACCAATAACGATGGAACGGTCACTTATGAATTGGCAATCGATATTGAACAATCGGAAGATGGGGAATCCATTATAGTTAAATTGCGTGATGATGTTAAATGGTCAGATGGGGAAGGATTTTCTGCTGATGATGTTGTCTTCACTTACACTGAAAAAGCTAAGAAAGAAAACGGAAAATATGAAAGCCTCTGGATTAGTGATGAACCATTATCCGTTGAAAAACTGGATGATTACACTGTCCAGTTCAACCTTCCAAGTGCTAGCGCTGCTGCGGTGAATAATATTACCAATGAAACTTATATCATCATTCCAGAGCATGTTTATAATGATATTTCTGATTTCTCTGTTAATGATTTGGGTGTTTATCCAACGGTCGGGACCGGTCCTTATGTTTTGGGAAGCTACACATCAGGCAGTGGTCTTAAATTGACAGCCAATAAGTACTACTATGGTGGTGATGTCAATGTTGATACTATTGACGTTAAGATTATTTCTAACTCAGATACACTCAAAGTAGCTCTTCAAAATGGTGAAGTTGATATTGCCTCTATCTCATCAACGGATATTGCTGACTTGGGAAATAGTGATGTGACATCATATACGTATTCAGCGGGTGGTATTAACTACCTTGGCATTAACTCTGAAATTATCACTGATAGCCGTATCCGCCAAGCGGTTTTTTATGCTTTGGATCGTGATGAAATCAATACAGGTGTCTTCGACTCTAAGGATTACTATCTTGAAGCTAAATCATTCTTACCAAGCGACAATGCTTTCTACTATAAGAAAACACCAAGCTACGCACAAAATATTGAAAAAGCTAAAGAACTCTTGGAGGAAGCAGGCGCTTCTGACTTGACCTTTACATTGGCTTACGATTCTTCAAATGATATTTTTGTTAAAGAAGCAGCTATTATTCAAGAAGAACTGTCAGAGATTGGTGTGACTGTTAACCTTGAAGGTGGTGATGGTGATACTATTTTGGCTGAATTGAAGGCTGATGGTACTACCAAATATCCGCTCTTCCTTCGTTCATATAGTATGGGTAACGATCCTGACACTTACAAACGTCTTTTCCAAACTGGCGGTGCTTCAAACTACTTCAAGTTAGCAAACAGCGATATTGATGACTTCTTTGCAGAAGGTGCATCAACACTTGACGAAAACGACCGTAAAGAAGTTTATAATGCGTTACAAACAGAATTGGCTGACCAAGCGGTTATCTACCCGATTTCTTCTGATAAGGGGGTTATTACAGCTAATAACCGCGTGACTGGCGTTGAAACGAAAAATCTATACCCAATTTATACCTTTGGTGATTGGGCTGCATTGGACGTAAAATGA
- a CDS encoding transporter substrate-binding domain-containing protein, with product MKKKVKWVVSIIAVVLVGVLIFNKLTKKTGETKSDSSEKNIVVAATSGSPKPFTYEEDGELTGQNIELIKAVFEKLPQYKLKIVKVEFSSIFSGLTSGRYHIAVNNLAKNEEREKNYLFTDPIFKNAYVVIFKNGSDKTKAADEWSDLAGLSTVGSSGVNSTTAIEEYNKANPDSTIELNYSSEDLKSQLEGVESGKYDFLVMDKPMFEYYQKEYNLDLTGKTISGDLSTALMSEPYSYFVVGKEETQLAEDINTALKEIVEDGTSKQINEKYFDEDYSPTYDN from the coding sequence ATGAAGAAAAAAGTAAAATGGGTTGTTTCTATTATCGCAGTGGTATTAGTGGGGGTATTGATTTTTAATAAACTGACTAAAAAGACTGGTGAAACCAAGTCCGACTCTAGTGAAAAAAATATAGTTGTTGCGGCAACAAGTGGGTCACCCAAACCATTTACTTACGAGGAAGATGGTGAACTAACTGGACAAAATATTGAATTAATCAAAGCTGTTTTTGAAAAGCTACCTCAGTACAAACTAAAAATCGTCAAAGTTGAATTCTCATCTATATTTTCGGGTCTAACCTCTGGGCGCTATCACATTGCAGTGAATAATTTAGCTAAAAATGAAGAACGTGAAAAGAATTATCTTTTTACAGATCCAATTTTTAAAAATGCTTACGTCGTTATTTTTAAAAACGGTAGTGATAAAACTAAAGCGGCTGATGAATGGTCGGATTTAGCTGGTTTATCGACAGTTGGGTCATCAGGTGTAAATTCAACGACAGCAATTGAAGAATATAATAAAGCGAACCCAGATAGTACGATTGAACTCAATTATTCTTCTGAGGATTTAAAATCACAGCTTGAGGGAGTTGAAAGTGGTAAATATGATTTTCTCGTTATGGATAAACCGATGTTCGAATACTATCAAAAAGAATATAATTTGGATTTAACGGGTAAAACGATTAGCGGAGATTTGTCAACAGCCTTAATGTCTGAACCATACAGTTATTTTGTGGTCGGAAAAGAAGAAACGCAACTAGCAGAGGATATTAATACTGCGCTTAAAGAAATCGTTGAAGACGGAACTTCTAAACAGATTAACGAAAAGTATTTTGATGAAGATTATTCACCAACTTATGATAACTAG
- the pepV gene encoding dipeptidase PepV, translating to MINWAKVIKPYKEELLTDLDGLLRIPSVKNLKTASADAPFGTSIQEALDYILELGKRDGFTAKDVDHYAGHLEIGQGDKLLGILSHLDVVPADPSQWETNPFIPTVKNDRLYARGALDDKGPALLAYYAVKILKDLGVTWNQRIRLIYGTDEENDWKGVHYYFTKEEMPNYGIVPDGIFPLIYAEKGVISIDLTKDLHSENLVEFKSGSAYNVVPDFASAKLVYHADLENDFSAFLEQYGLKGHFAKTEDYQHLKIFGYSAHAASPSGGTNAVLHLTHFLTNLTWDESANNFLKFINHYLFDDFTGQSFGIDFNDNELGNVTINTAFVTIEKGKAKIGLNLRYPASYDFEIHYQKLSQVAKQHNIATTVISHKLPSYSNIDDPETKILLETYRKHTSDQTPPLAIGGITYGRIFERGITFGPVFLGKPATLHQPNEYIELDDLFKGLEIYLDALYQIATAEGQTAD from the coding sequence ATGATAAATTGGGCAAAAGTTATCAAACCCTATAAAGAAGAACTGCTAACAGATTTAGATGGTCTGCTCCGCATTCCTTCCGTCAAAAATTTAAAAACGGCTTCGGCTGATGCTCCCTTTGGAACTTCTATTCAAGAGGCTTTAGACTATATTCTAGAGCTGGGCAAGCGTGACGGCTTTACAGCCAAAGATGTTGATCACTATGCAGGTCATTTAGAGATTGGACAGGGAGATAAATTACTGGGGATTCTCAGTCATCTGGATGTTGTTCCCGCCGACCCTAGTCAGTGGGAGACCAATCCTTTTATTCCTACTGTTAAGAATGATCGGCTATATGCCCGGGGAGCTTTAGATGATAAAGGTCCCGCACTGTTGGCTTACTATGCCGTAAAAATACTTAAAGATCTAGGAGTGACATGGAATCAACGCATTCGACTCATCTATGGTACTGACGAAGAAAATGATTGGAAAGGTGTTCACTATTATTTTACTAAAGAAGAAATGCCTAACTATGGAATTGTTCCTGACGGCATCTTCCCTCTGATTTATGCAGAAAAAGGTGTTATTTCTATTGATTTAACTAAGGACCTTCATTCCGAAAACTTAGTAGAGTTCAAAAGCGGCTCCGCCTACAATGTGGTTCCTGATTTTGCCAGTGCCAAATTAGTTTATCACGCAGACTTAGAAAATGATTTCTCTGCCTTCCTGGAACAATACGGACTCAAAGGACATTTTGCAAAAACTGAGGACTATCAACATCTGAAGATATTTGGTTATTCTGCACATGCCGCTAGTCCCTCTGGCGGAACCAATGCGGTGCTTCATCTCACCCATTTCTTGACAAACTTAACTTGGGACGAGTCCGCAAACAATTTTTTAAAATTTATCAATCACTATCTCTTTGATGACTTTACAGGTCAGTCTTTTGGTATAGATTTTAACGATAACGAGTTGGGTAATGTGACTATTAACACAGCTTTTGTGACCATTGAGAAAGGCAAGGCTAAAATCGGGCTCAATCTGCGTTATCCAGCTAGTTATGATTTTGAGATACATTATCAAAAATTAAGTCAAGTAGCTAAACAGCACAATATAGCTACTACTGTCATCTCACATAAGTTACCTAGTTACTCTAATATTGACGATCCTGAAACAAAGATCCTCCTAGAAACCTATCGTAAACACACAAGTGACCAAACACCACCACTAGCGATTGGTGGTATTACATACGGTCGTATTTTTGAACGGGGTATTACCTTTGGGCCAGTTTTTCTGGGTAAACCAGCAACGCTGCACCAACCTAACGAGTATATCGAACTTGACGACCTCTTTAAAGGGCTAGAAATTTATTTAGATGCCCTTTATCAAATTGCTACTGCTGAAGGTCAGACAGCCGATTAA
- a CDS encoding ATP-binding cassette domain-containing protein: MVENIIELQGVSKVFKSGKRQRDKISVTAVDNLSLSIRKGETLGLVGESGSGKTTLGRIILGLESIDNGQVFFERKSIHDLSAKEKRQIASQLQIIFQDPYSALNPRMTALELVQEPLLGLRKEEAREKAVAILRLVGIEGETVQKLPREFSGGQRQRIGIARAVVNHPDFIVCDEPTSALDVSIQSQILNLLKDLQAELNLSYLFISHDLSVVRHISDRIAVLYRGKLVEIAPAEHLFNHPQHPYTKYLLAAKPELDPRLAKEKLLQIDDSIQKFDLSDDYEWQQFGEDHFVRVDKEASHA, from the coding sequence ATGGTTGAAAATATTATTGAGTTGCAAGGAGTTAGCAAGGTTTTTAAAAGTGGAAAACGACAGCGAGATAAGATTTCGGTGACTGCTGTCGACAATCTCAGTCTTTCTATTCGCAAAGGTGAGACCCTAGGTTTGGTTGGAGAATCAGGCTCTGGGAAGACCACTTTGGGGCGCATTATTTTAGGGTTAGAAAGCATTGATAATGGTCAAGTTTTTTTTGAAAGGAAGAGTATTCATGATTTGTCAGCCAAAGAAAAACGTCAGATAGCCAGCCAGCTGCAAATTATTTTTCAAGATCCATACTCTGCTCTCAATCCGCGAATGACTGCGCTGGAGCTGGTTCAAGAACCATTACTGGGACTGCGCAAAGAAGAAGCAAGAGAAAAAGCAGTTGCTATTCTAAGGTTAGTTGGTATTGAGGGGGAGACTGTGCAAAAATTACCACGTGAATTTTCAGGTGGTCAGCGTCAGAGAATTGGTATTGCACGAGCAGTGGTTAATCATCCTGACTTTATCGTCTGTGATGAGCCAACCTCAGCTCTTGACGTGTCTATTCAGTCACAAATTTTAAATTTGCTCAAAGATTTACAAGCAGAATTAAATTTATCTTACTTGTTCATTTCACACGATTTGTCTGTTGTTCGTCATATTTCAGACCGTATTGCAGTACTCTATCGTGGAAAACTGGTGGAAATTGCGCCTGCTGAACATCTCTTTAATCATCCTCAACATCCCTACACCAAATACTTATTAGCAGCAAAACCCGAACTAGATCCTAGATTAGCTAAAGAAAAGCTATTACAAATAGACGATTCTATCCAGAAATTTGATTTGTCTGATGATTATGAATGGCAGCAGTTTGGTGAGGACCACTTTGTTCGTGTAGATAAGGAGGCCAGTCATGCCTAA
- a CDS encoding ribosome-binding factor A, translating to MKKFLKSLLIYEDDARSMIYRLTSLQANGYLEDISFLFLEETESREGL from the coding sequence ATGAAAAAATTTTTAAAATCCCTTTTGATCTACGAAGATGATGCGCGTTCAATGATATATCGCTTAACAAGCCTGCAGGCAAATGGATATTTAGAAGATATTTCATTTCTATTTTTAGAAGAAACAGAAAGCAGGGAAGGGCTATGA
- a CDS encoding gamma-glutamyl-gamma-aminobutyrate hydrolase family protein — MPKVLIGISANEKPVVPDLPIIHLSSSRNFADGVKKADGLPVYLPVSTEDEAKDYMTAIDALLLTGGQDVHPSFYGQERQTEKNDYDINRDRFELALIKEALAQRKPILAVCRGMQLLNVALGGTLNQEISSHALGSPLQLAHQIEAVEGSDLSRLFTSGASVNSVHHQSLDKLGQNLVVTARDPRDGTIEAVELPNYPLLAVQWHPEFLIDQSVSDQSLFDDLVEKAKAAKQV, encoded by the coding sequence ATGCCTAAAGTTCTTATTGGCATTTCAGCAAATGAAAAACCAGTGGTACCTGATTTACCAATCATACATCTTTCGTCATCTCGTAATTTTGCTGACGGTGTAAAAAAAGCAGACGGTTTACCCGTTTATTTGCCAGTCAGTACGGAAGACGAAGCTAAAGATTACATGACTGCTATTGATGCTTTGCTGCTGACGGGTGGGCAGGATGTTCATCCAAGTTTTTATGGTCAAGAACGTCAGACGGAAAAAAATGATTATGACATTAACCGTGATCGTTTTGAATTGGCCTTGATAAAAGAAGCTTTGGCACAACGGAAGCCTATTCTGGCAGTTTGTCGTGGGATGCAGCTCCTAAATGTTGCTTTAGGAGGAACACTTAACCAAGAAATTTCCAGCCATGCACTAGGTTCACCATTGCAGCTTGCCCACCAGATAGAAGCGGTAGAAGGCAGTGACCTATCGCGCCTATTTACCTCTGGCGCATCTGTCAATTCAGTACATCATCAATCCTTAGACAAACTGGGACAAAATTTAGTTGTTACAGCGCGTGATCCACGAGATGGGACGATTGAAGCAGTTGAACTTCCTAATTATCCTTTATTAGCTGTCCAATGGCATCCAGAATTTCTTATTGACCAATCGGTAAGTGACCAATCGCTGTTTGATGATTTGGTTGAAAAAGCTAAAGCCGCTAAACAAGTTTAG
- a CDS encoding ABC transporter permease, whose translation MKIQLAKIWRAILSSRLNAFSFFFLLFLIILSVAAPLFPFSPTATDVTNVWQGPSLSHWFGTDDLGRDYFIRVIYGGRVSLIVAISAMLASTFIGTLVGVLSGYFGGWVDNILMRLVEILSSIPWLVLVIVLSVFLRPSLTTIIIVIGGFSWMGISRLIRAEILSVKNREYVVYSEFIGESRTKIILRHIIPNILPTLIVAATNSISSAIMTESALSFLGMGIQHPMSSWGSLLQNAQSSLQRAPYMAILPGLFVLLTIYSINNLSEVFKSYIQREV comes from the coding sequence ATGAAAATACAACTTGCTAAAATTTGGCGAGCGATTCTCTCTTCGCGTCTTAATGCTTTCTCTTTCTTTTTTCTTTTGTTTTTGATTATTCTGTCTGTTGCTGCACCGCTATTTCCATTCAGCCCGACGGCAACAGATGTGACAAATGTTTGGCAAGGTCCTAGTTTATCACATTGGTTTGGGACGGATGATTTGGGACGTGATTACTTTATTCGCGTTATCTACGGAGGACGCGTTTCACTCATTGTTGCCATATCAGCTATGCTGGCATCAACTTTTATTGGAACCTTAGTTGGTGTGCTGTCTGGCTATTTTGGCGGTTGGGTGGACAATATTCTCATGCGTCTAGTTGAAATTCTCTCATCAATTCCTTGGTTGGTTCTGGTCATTGTTTTGAGTGTCTTTTTACGACCTAGTTTAACCACGATTATTATTGTTATTGGTGGCTTTTCATGGATGGGGATTTCTCGTCTTATCCGTGCTGAAATACTTTCGGTTAAAAATCGAGAATATGTGGTTTATAGTGAATTTATCGGCGAGAGTAGAACAAAGATTATTTTACGTCATATTATTCCAAATATCTTACCAACATTGATTGTAGCAGCGACTAACAGTATATCGAGCGCCATTATGACGGAATCGGCTTTATCTTTCTTGGGAATGGGAATTCAGCACCCTATGTCATCTTGGGGGAGTTTGCTCCAAAATGCACAAAGTAGCTTACAGCGTGCACCATATATGGCGATTTTACCAGGGTTATTTGTATTATTGACCATTTATTCCATTAACAATTTAAGTGAAGTTTTCAAATCATATATTCAAAGGGAGGTATAA
- a CDS encoding glutathione S-transferase family protein: MTTEFVSKEVDNSGHFKRQKTRFTTPFGKEEGQLPVEKNRYRLIVSYACPWAHRQLIALKLLGLENVISVGVVNPIRPVGVNRTDWEFSLGENKTDPVLGVHYLSELYLKTDSSYQGRFTVPAVVDLQTEKVVNNDFYHLLKIWETDWAPFHSDNAPDLYPEELRDDIDILNDIIFHDINNGVYKAGFATSQKAYEEAYDNLFQRLDELEERLAHSRYLLGEQVTDSDIRLYVSLVRFDIAYYNGFRCNRNRLIDFSNLWGYARDLYQQEAFKETTNFDHIKKHYHLSAIDNPHQILPKGPDLSIWDLPHDRASRHYI, from the coding sequence ATGACGACAGAGTTTGTTAGCAAAGAAGTAGATAATTCAGGACATTTTAAACGCCAAAAAACAAGATTTACAACTCCTTTTGGAAAAGAAGAGGGGCAGTTACCTGTTGAGAAGAACCGTTATAGGTTAATCGTTTCGTATGCTTGTCCTTGGGCACATAGACAGTTAATTGCTTTAAAACTATTAGGGCTGGAAAATGTTATTAGCGTAGGTGTCGTTAATCCTATTCGCCCTGTAGGTGTTAATCGAACAGATTGGGAGTTCAGTTTGGGCGAAAATAAAACAGACCCTGTTCTGGGTGTCCATTATTTAAGCGAATTGTATTTAAAAACTGATTCTTCTTATCAAGGGCGCTTTACTGTTCCAGCCGTGGTAGATTTACAGACAGAAAAAGTCGTTAATAACGACTTTTATCATCTGTTGAAAATTTGGGAAACGGATTGGGCACCATTTCATAGCGATAATGCTCCTGACCTTTATCCAGAGGAATTACGTGATGATATTGATATTTTGAATGACATTATTTTTCATGATATTAACAATGGTGTTTACAAAGCAGGCTTTGCTACGAGTCAAAAAGCTTATGAAGAAGCCTATGATAACTTATTTCAACGGTTGGATGAATTAGAAGAAAGATTAGCACACAGTCGATATCTGCTCGGTGAGCAGGTAACGGATTCTGATATTCGGCTTTACGTGTCTCTGGTACGTTTTGATATTGCCTACTATAATGGTTTTCGCTGTAATCGCAATCGTTTAATTGATTTTTCGAATCTTTGGGGCTATGCGCGTGACCTTTATCAGCAAGAAGCTTTTAAAGAGACAACCAATTTTGACCATATCAAAAAACACTATCACTTAAGTGCTATCGATAATCCCCATCAAATTTTACCCAAAGGTCCCGATTTAAGCATTTGGGATTTGCCGCATGACCGTGCTAGTCGTCACTATATTTAA